Below is a genomic region from Culicoides brevitarsis isolate CSIRO-B50_1 chromosome 2, AGI_CSIRO_Cbre_v1, whole genome shotgun sequence.
tttaattatttacttcaatttattttaatttgtttatgatatttttttgtattatttttatattaattttttgaataaaaaaaataattttttaattaatattttttttttaattttttaatattaatttaatttattttttagaccttaagttttatttatttttttgattttaaaaaaaattaatgtattaaaaatatttttttaattaaagtgtttaataattaattaatttaaaaatttaaataaaaaaatatattttattttatttatttattttgaattaaaaaaaattttttttttttatttaaatattttttgtaaattaaaaaaaatatattaaaattattaaacaaatttgtttaacataattttaatattcattataTTACTTATTTTAGtaatcatttatatttttcaaaaataatttaatttaatctaataaaataaaaaatattaataaatatttaccttttcTACCAATAAATAACATATACatgtatgataaaaaaaatatattttttaaattgttttaaatatatatatttttcaaaaccactctcttaaaaatatttttttttaattcacacatatgacttttaaatatattttttttcatatttatatcaaaaatatattttaatctaacaactatatattttaattacgaTAAACATCTACATCATACAATAACTTTGGTTTATTCTTTTGttcgttttaattattttttgtatttttctacaacattattttttttttatttttcagcttCTAGCTAACCACGTTtagtaaaaaatgaatttttggtccatttaattttgtgtttaaaactttttataattttcttacgtATTCTAATGaaagatttatatttttgttaattgacTTTTTCCCATACTCCGTAAATATTTCTTGTTAATTAACGttcctaaaataataaaaaaaaatattaaaattttttaacttttaaaaaaaaattaaaattaatttttttttaaattttttttaaagaaatttacctGAGTTTTCAATAGTGTTTGATTTTGTCGACTTGCATCTCGAGCCAAACTGCCGCTGGCTCCTCGCGAGTATTGTACAGGTTTGCTCTGGATCGTTTTTGGCAGacaaacgaaatattttttgcaagtgCTTCTAAACAAAAccgactaaaaaataaaaatttaattaaatttctttcagaAAATTGCAAAGAAAGTACCTTAAATGCTTCTCTGAACTTGCGACTCATGATGTTGTAGAGAAAGGGATTGATGCACGTCGACAAATAGTAAAGAACTCCCGAAATATAAGTCATGACAATGTACAACTTCAACATGATCGGATGACTTGCTGTGTGATTTTTATTCGTGCCATAAATATAGATTAGTCGCTGTGCATGAAACGGTGCCCAACAAAGGAAGAAGGCGACAACGACACACACTGCGGAAAgataaaaagtcgtaaaaatcgaaaaaaagacataaaattacGTCGTACCGAGCATCTTAATAACGCGTCGGGAGGATTGCGTGGTGTTGTGGTACCGTTTCTCCATGGAGCTATTTTCGCGCTTCATTGTCGAGGCCCGCAGTTTCAATCCaattaaaatgtacaaaacgGTAATTAGCGTCATGGGtgcaaaaaagaacaaaaatgtcGACAGCTCGAAGGAATGCTGAATGATGACCTTGACGACGACACATTGCTCCATGTTGGGCCGAATTTTCACGACGCCAAATTGCAACGCCTGCGGCACAGCATAGAAAATCGACAGAcaccaaatgaaaattatcagCTTGACGCAACGTGAGAGACGCGAAAATGAATGCGACAGAAATGGATGACAAATTGCCATGTATCGTTCGATGGTGaaaactacgaaaaaaaaagacattaattttcattaactcGCGAAAAACAGGTGCAACTCACCCAGTATCGTCAAAACTGTCGCATTGGCACTCGCTTCGGCCGCAACGCCGCGCAAAATGCAAAAAGTCTCGCCAAAAACGTACGGATATTTGTaccaaatgaagaaaatttccacGGGCACGCTGCTCACGAGCAACACAAAATCCGAAATCGCCAGGCTGAACAAGTAGTAATTCGTGGCGGTATGCATGGATTTGTTGCGCGATATGACGATGCAAGTCGTGATGTTGCCAATTACGCCTGTCACAAATATCAAGAAGTAGATGATGGTTATGGGGATAACGACACCCAACGAATCGCGAACGGGATGCAAGTCATCGTTGTTTTCGTTGCCCTCCAAAAGTTGCTGCGTTTCATTGCTGCTCGGATAATCTCTCGTTAAATTCTCCTCGATACCGAGCAACgtcatgtttttttgttggttttgaacaaacacaaatctggaaataaatttaaagggtATTAGGAAAAGGTGATTTTACGAAGTTTCtgacaatttatttgaaaagtttcgagattttatgagaaattttaaattagatgcAGAAAGTTAAGAGCTTGGGTTAGCAATTACtgaaaatgacttttaaaatattgaaatgtcaaatatgcaaaaagaaaattaatttaaaaaaaatatttgaataaaaataaaaaatctttaaaaaatataaaatgcatatttcaaaaaaaatatttcgaatgttcataaatttttaataatttttaaaatttttttaaataaatttgagcaaaaataaaaattagttgaaattataaaaaaaaataatatccatgaatattacaaaaaataatattatttttgaaattgttcgatttttcttatttttaaattttaaataatttaaaaaatttttttaaaataatttttattaaattttatatatcataatcattaatttaaacattatgataattaattacg
It encodes:
- the LOC134831773 gene encoding pyrokinin-1 receptor-like, giving the protein MTLLGIEENLTRDYPSSNETQQLLEGNENNDDLHPVRDSLGVVIPITIIYFLIFVTGVIGNITTCIVISRNKSMHTATNYYLFSLAISDFVLLVSSVPVEIFFIWYKYPYVFGETFCILRGVAAEASANATVLTILVFTIERYMAICHPFLSHSFSRLSRCVKLIIFIWCLSIFYAVPQALQFGVVKIRPNMEQCVVVKVIIQHSFELSTFLFFFAPMTLITVLYILIGLKLRASTMKRENSSMEKRYHNTTQSSRRVIKMLVCVVVAFFLCWAPFHAQRLIYIYGTNKNHTASHPIMLKLYIVMTYISGVLYYLSTCINPFLYNIMSRKFREAFKSVLFRSTCKKYFVCLPKTIQSKPVQYSRGASGSLARDASRQNQTLLKTQER